The Bacteroidota bacterium genome window below encodes:
- a CDS encoding dihydrofolate reductase family protein, whose protein sequence is MRKIIVLSMITLDGVMQAPGGPEEDESDAFKYGGWSAPYGDDVGGTVVQKELNQLADYLLGRKTFEIWASFWPHHEDIWPGINNGTKYVISKSMKKSEWKNTVFIKSLEDIKKLKNSKGADIQVWGSSKLVQLLLKNDLVDELRLKIYPLILGTGKKLFDSGTAPAAFTVTESIVTPSGVIIANYKRAGEVKTGTVGE, encoded by the coding sequence ATGAGAAAAATAATCGTCTTATCAATGATCACATTAGATGGAGTAATGCAAGCACCTGGCGGACCTGAGGAAGATGAATCAGACGCTTTTAAATATGGTGGTTGGAGTGCGCCATATGGAGACGACGTTGGAGGTACGGTGGTGCAAAAAGAATTGAATCAACTTGCAGATTATCTTTTGGGGAGAAAAACGTTTGAGATTTGGGCATCCTTCTGGCCTCACCATGAAGATATTTGGCCCGGCATCAATAATGGCACAAAATACGTTATATCCAAGTCCATGAAAAAGTCAGAGTGGAAAAACACCGTATTTATCAAAAGTTTGGAAGATATCAAAAAGCTCAAAAATTCAAAAGGTGCTGACATTCAAGTTTGGGGGAGCAGCAAACTCGTTCAGCTGTTACTGAAGAATGACTTAGTAGACGAACTTCGGCTCAAAATTTATCCCTTGATTCTTGGTACAGGAAAAAAATTGTTTGACAGCGGCACGGCTCCGGCAGCATTTACAGTAACGGAGAGTATTGTTACACCAAGTGGAGTGATTATTGCCAACTACAAGCGAGCCGGAGAAGTCAAGACTGGCACAGTTGGAGAATAA
- a CDS encoding DinB family protein produces MKNYIEKFNSTIEVWITELEYYDFDVLLVKQDCQSWSLSQVFIHLCNETEYYIEQIEICLSHDENSSEEMNETGKMMFAKNEFPDEKIKGDPVVSENLPQPKSKLQLQEKIRAVKLQMNSIWKKTNSSKHIGKTKHPGHGYFNAQDWLRYSEMHLRHHLRQKRSIDDFLKTKPEH; encoded by the coding sequence GTGAAAAATTATATCGAAAAATTTAACAGTACCATAGAAGTTTGGATTACTGAATTAGAGTACTATGATTTCGATGTATTGCTTGTTAAACAGGATTGTCAAAGCTGGTCTCTTAGCCAAGTATTCATACATCTTTGCAATGAGACAGAATATTATATTGAACAGATCGAAATTTGTTTGAGTCATGATGAAAACTCTTCCGAAGAAATGAACGAGACGGGGAAAATGATGTTTGCAAAAAATGAATTCCCGGATGAAAAAATTAAAGGCGATCCAGTTGTTTCTGAAAATCTACCACAGCCCAAGAGCAAATTGCAGCTTCAAGAAAAAATACGCGCAGTAAAACTACAAATGAATAGTATTTGGAAGAAAACTAATAGCAGTAAACATATCGGTAAAACGAAACACCCGGGTCATGGGTATTTTAACGCTCAAGACTGGCTTCGGTATTCCGAAATGCATTTACGGCATCACCTACGTCAAAAAAGAAGCATAGACGATTTTTTAAAAACTAAACCAGAGCATTAA
- a CDS encoding helix-turn-helix domain-containing protein — protein sequence MKIISILVPDGAAVVGCIEGAFKIFNLANMFLEESGKPPLFKVLLVGLNTEPRIYDKLFTIKPELAFSNVEKTDLIIIPPVNGEMENVISINKKFFPWIHQQYQEGADVASLCVGAFLLASTGLLKGKKCSTHWVAEHDFKKMFPDIHLVSDKIITDEQGVYSSGGANSFWNLLLYLVEKYTDRTMAVRIAKYYELEIDRNSQSSFIMFKGQKDHEDEQIKKAQEYIEQHFNEKITVDQLASLFAIGRRNLERRFKKATSNTVVEYIQRVKIEVAKMSLESSRENVNEVMYKVGYSDTKAFRTTFKKITGLSPVQYRNKYNHQIAYQLL from the coding sequence ATGAAAATTATTTCAATTCTCGTCCCCGATGGCGCCGCAGTAGTAGGTTGTATTGAAGGTGCATTCAAAATATTCAATCTTGCCAACATGTTTTTGGAAGAGAGCGGGAAACCGCCGTTATTCAAAGTGTTATTGGTTGGATTAAACACTGAACCACGGATTTACGACAAACTGTTCACTATAAAACCCGAACTTGCTTTTTCCAATGTTGAAAAAACTGACCTTATCATCATTCCTCCGGTAAATGGAGAAATGGAAAATGTCATCTCCATCAATAAGAAATTTTTTCCGTGGATTCATCAACAATATCAAGAAGGAGCTGATGTTGCAAGCCTCTGTGTGGGTGCTTTTTTGCTCGCATCGACAGGTTTGCTTAAAGGGAAAAAATGTTCTACCCATTGGGTTGCGGAGCATGATTTTAAAAAAATGTTTCCGGATATACATCTCGTCTCCGATAAAATCATTACGGATGAGCAAGGAGTGTACTCCAGCGGAGGAGCAAATTCATTCTGGAATTTGCTGTTATATCTCGTAGAAAAATACACTGATCGCACTATGGCTGTCCGTATTGCAAAATATTACGAATTAGAGATTGATCGTAACAGTCAGTCCTCGTTTATTATGTTCAAAGGACAAAAAGATCATGAGGATGAACAAATAAAAAAAGCACAAGAATATATTGAACAACACTTTAACGAGAAAATAACCGTTGACCAATTGGCGTCACTGTTTGCTATCGGTAGAAGAAACCTTGAGCGGAGATTTAAAAAGGCCACTTCCAATACTGTGGTGGAATATATTCAACGCGTAAAAATTGAAGTCGCGAAAATGAGCTTGGAATCGTCCCGCGAAAATGTAAATGAAGTGATGTATAAAGTTGGATATTCCGACACGAAAGCGTTTCGCACCACGTTTAAAAAAATTACCGGTTTATCGCCTGTTCAATACAGAAACAAATATAATCATCAAATTGCATACCAGCTTTTGTAA
- a CDS encoding alpha/beta fold hydrolase yields the protein MNIAVLHLSIKIRQIKLVSFVLVIFFILHNSFFLHAQQKIASKNDIVVLLHGLGRGKSIMVPMQEQLKNDGFSVALVDYSSIGKSPDEILKDISKQVKVFIADTNNTVHFVGHSLGGLLIRAYLDSVKLPNLGKVVLIGSPSKGTPFVDRFRDAWWLKMVGPTAVLLGTDDKSFPRTLRPPYYPVGIIAGISSVINNDDFIPGEDDGIVPVESTKIEGMSDFILVKVSHSSLPKDKLVIRQTIEFLRNGKFFQEIPMQQK from the coding sequence ATGAATATTGCCGTTCTTCATCTCTCTATAAAAATTCGTCAAATCAAATTGGTGTCGTTTGTTCTTGTAATTTTTTTCATTCTCCACAACAGTTTTTTTCTTCATGCGCAGCAGAAAATAGCATCCAAAAATGATATTGTGGTGTTGCTTCATGGTTTAGGGCGGGGGAAAAGCATTATGGTACCGATGCAGGAGCAATTGAAGAACGATGGATTCTCTGTTGCTCTTGTTGATTATTCATCAATAGGGAAATCTCCGGATGAGATTCTGAAAGATATTTCGAAACAGGTGAAAGTGTTTATCGCTGATACAAATAATACTGTTCATTTTGTCGGCCATTCGCTTGGCGGATTGCTTATTCGAGCATATCTGGACAGCGTAAAATTACCGAATCTGGGAAAAGTAGTACTCATTGGCAGTCCAAGCAAAGGAACACCGTTTGTCGATCGTTTCCGCGATGCGTGGTGGTTAAAAATGGTAGGACCGACGGCGGTTTTATTAGGTACTGACGATAAAAGTTTTCCGCGGACACTTCGGCCACCCTATTATCCTGTCGGAATTATTGCAGGCATTTCCTCGGTAATTAATAATGATGATTTTATTCCGGGAGAAGATGACGGAATCGTTCCCGTCGAATCGACAAAGATCGAAGGAATGTCTGACTTCATTTTAGTAAAGGTTTCTCACTCTTCATTACCAAAAGATAAACTTGTCATTCGACAAACGATTGAATTTCTGAGGAATGGAAAATTTTTTCAAGAAATACCCATGCAACAAAAGTAA
- a CDS encoding TlpA disulfide reductase family protein: protein MLKLLCYSICTMFLSAPSLMAQQHHLRVGQLPPEISFVSFSNDKFKTINENDLNETVYLLDFWATWCAPCIASIPHMDSLMAAFRGRNVKFISITYEPKSLVEKFLRKHPMKSEIGLDEDFDMFQRYNAWAIPNIVMINSNGTIAGRIHPSKLNESIIEDLIEGKVPQVKNTPEDLFDPKKAEEYFRSSMNIKK from the coding sequence ATGCTGAAATTGCTTTGTTATTCAATTTGCACAATGTTTTTATCAGCTCCGTCTCTTATGGCACAACAACATCATCTTCGTGTTGGGCAGCTTCCACCGGAAATCTCGTTCGTTTCATTTTCAAACGATAAATTCAAAACCATAAACGAGAACGATTTGAACGAAACTGTCTATCTCCTTGATTTCTGGGCAACCTGGTGTGCTCCATGTATAGCATCTATCCCGCATATGGATTCGCTCATGGCAGCATTTCGAGGAAGAAATGTGAAATTTATTTCCATCACCTATGAACCAAAATCGCTTGTGGAAAAATTTCTGCGTAAACATCCAATGAAGAGTGAAATTGGATTGGATGAGGATTTTGACATGTTTCAACGTTATAATGCCTGGGCGATCCCGAATATTGTGATGATCAATTCAAACGGAACGATTGCCGGACGGATTCATCCATCAAAACTAAATGAAAGCATCATTGAAGATCTCATTGAAGGAAAAGTGCCGCAAGTAAAAAATACACCGGAAGATCTTTTTGATCCGAAAAAGGCTGAGGAGTATTTCCGATCATCGATGAATATAAAGAAATGA
- a CDS encoding polysaccharide deacetylase family protein, translated as MLRRYSVIVFLIIAIAQINVSQLHSNHKTIAITMDDLPLNIASQVSNSEMRSIVERLLEKIKREKTPVTAFVNEHKLEVTGVRDPERMAILKLWFDAGVDLGNHTYAHKSQNQIPVNEAKEDILRGERSIKELHATENKRPKYFRHPYLHTGRDSSTRNLINTFLDSLGYTIAPVTVDNAEWIFSAAYDKALAKNDSALMESVGEQYITYMRKELKYFEWMSDTLFHRPIRQVLLIHSNRLNSFYYSALCAMIRSEGYSFISVEVALKDEAYRSPDTFYGGGGISWLERWALTRGYEKGFFSGDPKAPQNIMELAGVEYE; from the coding sequence ATGTTACGACGATACTCAGTAATTGTATTTTTAATCATTGCAATAGCACAAATTAATGTATCACAATTACATTCCAATCATAAAACAATTGCAATTACGATGGACGATCTTCCGCTGAATATTGCCTCACAAGTCTCAAACAGTGAAATGAGATCCATCGTTGAACGGCTTCTTGAGAAAATAAAACGGGAAAAAACACCCGTTACAGCATTTGTGAATGAACATAAGCTGGAAGTAACTGGTGTGCGTGATCCTGAGCGAATGGCAATATTAAAATTATGGTTCGATGCGGGAGTTGATCTCGGCAATCATACATATGCGCACAAAAGTCAGAATCAAATTCCGGTCAACGAAGCGAAAGAAGATATTCTTCGCGGTGAACGCTCAATCAAAGAACTGCATGCGACGGAGAATAAGAGACCGAAATATTTTCGTCACCCATATTTGCATACCGGAAGAGACAGCAGTACGCGTAATTTAATCAATACCTTTTTAGATTCGCTTGGTTATACAATTGCGCCGGTAACGGTGGATAATGCGGAGTGGATATTTTCTGCAGCGTACGACAAAGCATTGGCAAAGAACGATTCAGCGTTGATGGAATCAGTTGGCGAGCAATATATTACCTACATGAGAAAAGAGCTTAAATATTTTGAGTGGATGTCCGATACATTATTTCACAGGCCAATCAGACAGGTTTTGTTAATCCACTCTAATCGTTTGAACTCATTTTATTATTCCGCGCTCTGTGCGATGATTCGCTCCGAAGGGTATTCATTTATCAGCGTTGAAGTTGCGTTGAAGGATGAAGCATATCGGTCACCCGACACATTTTACGGCGGCGGTGGCATTTCATGGCTTGAACGCTGGGCTCTTACACGAGGATATGAAAAAGGATTCTTTTCCGGGGATCCAAAAGCACCGCAAAACATTATGGAGCTTGCTGGAGTGGAGTATGAATAA
- a CDS encoding YciI family protein, producing the protein MDEYMLIFRHEDGNKVASPEQIQIWMKQTMDWIGGIAAQNKFVAGNGLPFADARVVRTKNSKPVVTNGPFGEIKETLGGYIVVKASSVDEAVEFAKGSPVLQGEGNSIEVRKIAKGDGIH; encoded by the coding sequence ATGGACGAATATATGTTAATCTTCAGGCATGAGGATGGGAACAAAGTCGCCTCGCCTGAGCAGATACAGATCTGGATGAAACAGACGATGGACTGGATCGGCGGGATTGCGGCGCAGAATAAATTTGTTGCCGGCAACGGTCTCCCATTTGCCGATGCACGTGTTGTGCGGACAAAAAATTCCAAACCAGTCGTCACGAACGGACCATTTGGCGAGATTAAAGAAACGCTTGGCGGATACATTGTCGTGAAAGCATCTTCCGTTGACGAAGCGGTAGAGTTCGCTAAGGGTTCCCCTGTGCTCCAGGGAGAAGGAAACAGTATTGAGGTAAGAAAAATTGCCAAGGGGGATGGGATTCATTAA
- a CDS encoding sigma-70 family RNA polymerase sigma factor: MSHDELIPHLFRTEYRKIVSVLCRRFGFEHIETAEDITSDTFLTAAQTWSYEGVPANPSAWLYTVAKNKAKNHLHRVSHFREIIAPELLSESSGVHEIEIDLSPDNINDSQLQMMFALSHPSLSPEAQIGLSLRILCGFGIDEIADAFLTNKETINKRLSRAKEKLREGKIVIEFPDPSEIDNRLENVLKTIYLLFNEGYYSSSSNTTLRNDLCLEAMRLCTMLVEHKQTNTPPVNALLALMCFHASRFDARIDQNGEIILYYDQDVNLWNAELISKGAYFLHNASTGSRLSSYHLQAAIAYWGTQQSDSVEKWETVLQLYNHLLQIEYSPIAALNRTFALSKVYGKQKAIVEAEKLKLTDNHFYYTLLGELYGDIDSGKALKHFTSALSMTKTENDKKLIQRKIDELRSSLQ; the protein is encoded by the coding sequence ATGTCTCACGACGAACTCATTCCGCATCTCTTTCGGACAGAATACAGAAAAATTGTTTCCGTTCTTTGCCGTCGTTTTGGATTTGAGCATATTGAAACGGCGGAAGATATTACAAGCGATACTTTTTTAACAGCTGCGCAGACGTGGAGCTATGAAGGTGTTCCGGCAAACCCAAGTGCATGGCTTTACACGGTAGCAAAGAACAAAGCAAAGAATCATCTTCACCGCGTATCGCACTTTAGAGAAATAATTGCACCCGAACTGCTTAGTGAATCGTCTGGCGTTCATGAAATAGAGATCGATCTTTCTCCGGACAACATCAACGACAGCCAGCTGCAAATGATGTTTGCTCTCTCCCATCCTTCCCTTTCCCCTGAAGCGCAAATAGGATTATCGCTCCGTATTCTGTGCGGATTCGGGATTGACGAGATCGCCGATGCTTTCCTTACCAACAAAGAGACGATCAATAAACGGCTCTCCCGAGCAAAAGAAAAGCTTCGGGAAGGAAAGATTGTAATAGAATTTCCTGATCCCTCAGAGATTGACAATCGGTTAGAGAATGTGTTGAAGACGATCTATCTGCTTTTCAACGAAGGATATTATTCATCAAGTTCCAATACAACACTGCGGAACGATCTCTGCCTTGAAGCAATGCGTCTCTGCACAATGCTTGTTGAACACAAACAAACGAATACTCCGCCTGTGAACGCGCTTCTTGCGCTAATGTGTTTTCACGCGTCACGGTTCGATGCGCGGATTGATCAGAACGGTGAGATTATTTTGTATTACGATCAGGATGTAAATCTGTGGAATGCAGAGTTGATCAGCAAAGGAGCGTATTTTTTACACAACGCATCGACCGGAAGCAGACTTTCATCGTATCATCTGCAAGCCGCCATCGCATACTGGGGCACACAACAATCGGACAGTGTGGAAAAATGGGAAACGGTATTGCAGTTGTACAATCATTTGTTGCAGATAGAATATTCCCCCATTGCTGCTCTCAATAGAACGTTTGCACTTTCCAAAGTCTATGGAAAACAAAAAGCAATCGTTGAAGCGGAAAAGCTGAAGTTGACCGACAATCATTTCTACTATACGCTTCTTGGAGAGTTGTACGGAGATATCGACAGTGGAAAAGCGCTGAAGCATTTTACCTCAGCGCTATCGATGACAAAAACAGAGAACGACAAGAAACTCATTCAACGCAAGATTGATGAGCTACGATCTTCGTTACAATAG
- a CDS encoding nuclear transport factor 2 family protein, with protein sequence MNAEEQNDRTMLSALNKQFIRNFITNDADAHDKIIHKDFVCIENSGEIVDRKRYIDEWRHGYNPAILSSFIAGEEHIRLFGNIALVRSKTTHVKKINGVDTTGHTIYTDTYLKENGEWKCVQAQITPVVQ encoded by the coding sequence GTGAATGCTGAAGAACAAAATGATAGAACAATGTTAAGCGCATTGAACAAACAGTTCATTAGAAATTTTATTACCAACGACGCCGATGCGCATGATAAAATTATCCATAAGGATTTTGTCTGCATTGAGAATTCGGGTGAGATCGTTGACAGGAAACGGTACATTGATGAATGGCGGCATGGATATAATCCGGCAATACTTTCCTCATTCATCGCCGGGGAGGAACATATCCGTCTCTTCGGAAACATTGCGCTGGTCAGATCGAAGACAACACATGTAAAGAAGATCAATGGAGTTGATACCACCGGACACACGATTTACACAGACACATACCTTAAAGAGAACGGCGAGTGGAAGTGTGTGCAGGCGCAGATTACACCGGTGGTTCAGTAG
- a CDS encoding GNAT family N-acetyltransferase — MSIVLRTITQNDNREIAELIRTVFREFKIDKPGTVYTDPTTDDLYSLFRRAGSVYWIAEENGIILGGCGIFPTSGLPEGYAELVKFYVSVSSRGKGIGNLLMQQSIASAREFGYKQIYLESFPELSKAVSMYIRSGFTYLPQALGNSGHFACNVWMLKNLEL; from the coding sequence ATGAGCATCGTACTGCGAACTATTACACAAAACGATAACCGCGAAATTGCTGAACTCATTCGTACAGTGTTCCGCGAATTCAAGATTGATAAACCCGGTACGGTATATACCGATCCGACAACAGATGATCTTTATTCGCTCTTTCGTCGGGCTGGAAGTGTATATTGGATTGCAGAAGAGAACGGAATAATACTCGGCGGCTGTGGAATTTTTCCAACATCAGGACTCCCTGAAGGATACGCTGAACTAGTGAAATTCTACGTCTCTGTTTCCAGCAGAGGAAAGGGAATCGGCAATTTGCTGATGCAGCAGAGCATTGCGTCTGCAAGAGAGTTCGGTTATAAACAGATTTATCTTGAATCGTTTCCGGAGCTTTCAAAAGCTGTCAGTATGTATATCCGCTCCGGATTTACCTACCTCCCTCAGGCTTTAGGAAACTCCGGACATTTTGCATGTAATGTTTGGATGTTGAAGAATTTAGAATTATAA
- a CDS encoding acyltransferase, producing MPTPLTEMSSQKFRFWSFISMALLVFVHGYNLHIRFLQPWTIPGEPLTFTTFTEYFLANGIFRFRIPMLFVISGFLYALHDHQPYKQRIQKRFRTLMLPYLLWSAVGLLLTYFLELFPFSRDIVASTNLTRIDAERLFLHDHRWYELLGQWILFPLSFQLWFIRVLFVYNLAYPALRWCVTHATGRAFFFPTVLLMWLSTMGLYFFEGEGILFFSLGIWLQKNNFNIDIPPRYLNPILWGFVFITLSLVKTWLAFTDTSMMGNAVYPLLIILHKLIIVSGLISAWYGSDRVVNWCMKRRWFVWLSAFSFIIYALHAPAIVFAVEWSARTFHYFPLYRILTFVILPTVIIIVSITFGALVRKAMPRIYGILTGGRGLS from the coding sequence ATGCCGACACCCTTAACGGAGATGAGCAGCCAGAAATTTAGGTTCTGGTCGTTCATCTCCATGGCGCTTTTGGTGTTTGTACACGGATATAATCTTCACATTCGTTTTCTACAACCCTGGACAATTCCGGGAGAGCCGTTAACCTTCACAACATTCACGGAATATTTTTTAGCGAACGGGATATTTCGTTTCCGCATTCCGATGCTGTTTGTCATCTCCGGATTTTTATATGCCTTGCATGATCATCAGCCATACAAGCAGCGGATACAAAAACGTTTCCGCACGTTGATGCTCCCGTATCTCCTCTGGAGTGCCGTTGGATTGTTGCTGACATACTTCTTAGAACTCTTCCCTTTCAGCCGCGACATTGTTGCTTCAACAAACTTAACACGAATCGATGCGGAGCGATTATTCCTTCATGACCACCGTTGGTATGAACTTCTCGGACAATGGATCTTATTTCCGCTATCGTTCCAATTATGGTTCATTCGCGTATTATTTGTCTATAATCTTGCCTACCCGGCATTACGGTGGTGCGTTACTCATGCAACAGGCAGGGCATTCTTTTTTCCGACGGTGTTATTGATGTGGCTCAGTACGATGGGATTGTATTTCTTTGAAGGAGAAGGAATATTGTTTTTCTCACTGGGAATTTGGCTTCAGAAGAACAATTTCAATATCGATATTCCGCCTCGGTATTTGAATCCCATATTGTGGGGTTTCGTTTTTATCACGCTCAGTCTGGTGAAGACATGGCTTGCCTTTACAGACACATCGATGATGGGGAATGCTGTATATCCCTTGCTGATAATACTGCATAAGCTGATCATTGTCAGCGGACTGATAAGCGCTTGGTACGGAAGTGATAGAGTAGTCAACTGGTGTATGAAGAGGAGATGGTTTGTATGGTTAAGCGCCTTTTCATTTATTATTTATGCATTGCATGCGCCAGCAATCGTTTTTGCTGTTGAATGGAGTGCTCGGACGTTTCATTATTTTCCTTTGTATCGAATTCTAACATTTGTGATTCTTCCCACGGTTATCATTATCGTTTCCATCACCTTCGGTGCCTTGGTACGAAAAGCAATGCCACGAATATACGGCATATTGACCGGCGGAAGAGGATTATCTTAG
- a CDS encoding NADPH-dependent FMN reductase encodes MSETTKTVIAIPGSTRTHSTHLNLIRRIEELAAGKFHLIVYRHISELPHFNPDLDNDTPPENVIDFRKQLKASDGILICTPEYAMGVPGTLKNALDWTVSSADFYRKPTALITASSQGYKGHAALMETLNIIGSNITNDTQLIIPFVKTVVAQDGTIADGTIEAKVNRLITSFQKLMI; translated from the coding sequence ATGTCCGAAACAACCAAAACAGTGATCGCCATTCCCGGCAGTACACGAACACATTCTACACACTTAAACTTGATACGACGTATTGAAGAACTGGCAGCAGGAAAATTTCACCTGATTGTCTATCGGCACATTTCAGAGCTTCCTCATTTTAATCCTGATTTGGACAATGATACTCCACCGGAGAATGTTATCGATTTTCGCAAGCAATTAAAAGCATCGGATGGCATTTTAATCTGCACGCCGGAATACGCAATGGGTGTACCCGGTACTCTAAAAAATGCGCTTGATTGGACGGTTTCATCAGCAGATTTTTACCGTAAACCGACAGCATTGATCACGGCATCATCACAGGGATATAAAGGACATGCGGCGTTAATGGAGACACTGAATATTATCGGTTCAAACATTACCAACGACACTCAATTGATTATTCCTTTTGTAAAAACAGTTGTTGCGCAGGATGGAACCATCGCTGACGGTACAATAGAAGCAAAAGTAAATAGACTCATCACTTCTTTTCAGAAATTAATGATCTAA
- a CDS encoding Crp/Fnr family transcriptional regulator, whose protein sequence is MIGSETTIYPGFTKLFTESFAFTNDEYNDLLSCFHIKQIRKKEFYFRAGETCRVRAYLNRGCMRNFVVDVQGHERILFFSFEDWWVGDFESFYTGNPGTNYVQALEDCELLIISKEDFLKIESRNSKLKQWYTFKMARSASASLKRIEELRTLSAEERYLQLLKKQPDIFQRIPLQYIAAYLNIEPQSLSRMRKRLATKT, encoded by the coding sequence ATGATCGGCAGCGAGACAACTATTTATCCTGGGTTCACCAAACTTTTTACGGAATCGTTTGCTTTTACAAATGATGAGTATAACGACTTGTTGTCCTGTTTCCATATCAAGCAAATCCGTAAAAAAGAATTCTACTTTAGAGCAGGCGAAACATGCCGTGTCCGTGCTTATCTCAACAGAGGCTGTATGCGAAACTTTGTTGTTGATGTGCAGGGACACGAACGGATCCTATTCTTCTCATTTGAGGATTGGTGGGTCGGAGATTTTGAAAGTTTTTATACGGGAAATCCGGGCACGAATTACGTACAGGCGTTGGAAGATTGCGAATTGTTAATCATCTCAAAGGAAGATTTTTTAAAAATAGAATCGAGAAACTCAAAACTTAAACAGTGGTATACATTTAAAATGGCTCGCTCTGCCAGCGCCTCATTAAAAAGGATTGAAGAATTACGGACTCTCTCAGCTGAAGAACGATATCTGCAGCTTCTCAAAAAACAACCGGACATATTTCAACGAATACCGCTACAATACATCGCTGCATATTTGAACATTGAACCGCAATCTCTCAGCCGGATGAGAAAACGGCTCGCGACAAAAACATAG
- a CDS encoding GNAT family N-acetyltransferase, which yields MLANFFFSHSPLTVFISIFVLLSFEESFGRLVPTTMRFRSIKKNDNAEVAALIRKVFREFKIDMPGTVYTDPTTDDLYTLFQMPESVYWIAEENGIIVGGCGIFPTPGLPEGCVELVKFYVAAEYRGKGVGNVLMQKSIESAKELGYKQMYLESFPELNKAVSMYIRNGFTYLSHALGNSGHYACKIWMVKDLTKEKT from the coding sequence ATGCTCGCGAACTTCTTTTTCTCTCATTCTCCTCTTACAGTCTTTATTTCCATTTTCGTTCTCTTGTCTTTTGAAGAATCATTTGGTAGACTTGTTCCTACAACCATGCGATTCCGATCTATCAAAAAGAACGATAACGCCGAAGTAGCTGCATTAATCCGAAAAGTATTCCGCGAATTTAAGATCGATATGCCGGGAACCGTGTATACCGATCCAACAACAGATGATTTATACACGCTCTTTCAAATGCCGGAAAGTGTTTATTGGATAGCAGAAGAAAACGGCATTATTGTCGGAGGATGCGGAATATTCCCCACGCCAGGTTTACCGGAAGGATGTGTTGAACTCGTAAAATTTTATGTTGCAGCAGAGTATCGCGGTAAAGGTGTGGGAAATGTACTGATGCAGAAAAGTATTGAATCCGCAAAGGAACTTGGCTACAAACAAATGTATCTTGAATCATTTCCTGAATTGAATAAAGCGGTTAGCATGTACATCCGTAATGGTTTTACCTATCTTTCCCATGCTCTTGGAAATTCGGGTCATTATGCGTGTAAAATCTGGATGGTAAAGGATTTGACAAAAGAAAAAACTTAA